In Campylobacter showae, the genomic stretch CGTTATAAAAATATCTGCCCTCGCCGAATTTGCTTTTTTGCACGAAAAACCCATCCTCTAAGATCACGCTTTTTGATCCGAATTCGCCGTAGTTTGCTTTATTTATCAGCGCGCGAGTAAGCAGCCAAGGCCGCAGCCCAGTAGCGTAAAGCAGAGTAAAAAATGCGGCCATCCACGATAGGTAGGCTAGATTTTCCACGCCGCTAAAACCGTAATCCCTAAGCAAGTCGCTAAGCTCCCTGAAGTAAAATTTGACGCACAAAAGCGTGATAAAAAACATGCCAAGAGCCGACGCCGTAAAGTCGCATATACGTATGTTTCGCATAAATTTATCGCCCTTATAAACAATCTTGCCCACCTCGCGCGTCATGGCTTTATACTCGGCGCTAGGCTTTATCTCAAAGTCGGCTTTCAAATTTGACATTTGCTTCCTTTAAATTTTGATGAGATATTATCAAATTTGGCCTAAATTTACGCTATTTTTAAAATCGCCGCTAAAACGATAATTAAGCCCAAATTTAGTAAAATCGCCGCCAAGACGCGAGGTCGCGTAATACGTTAAAAGGCAAACTATGCAAAACTCAACCGCGTAAATTCCGCTAAATTTAAACCGAGTCAACCAATCAATTTAAATTTAAGGCAGAATCATGAAAAGACGAGACTTTCTAAAACTAGGCGCGCTTGCGGCAGCTTCGGCGCAGGCAAAACAGTTTGACGCGGCGGCGCAGGCGATATTTGACGAGCAGATGGGGCTTTGCGCGAATAAATTCGGCGCGTTTTACGTGAAAACCATCGGTGGCAGAGTCGTGGGCACAGAGCCGTTTGAGGGCGACGCGATGCCAACGGTGCTAAACAACGCCCTAAGCGATCATATCCAAAACGAAACGCGCGTGAAATACCCCTACGTGCGCAAAAGCTTCCTCGCAGACCCGTCAAATCCAAAACCGCAGCTTCGCGGCAAAGAGCCCTTCGTGCGCGTTAGCTGGGACGAGGCGATAAAGCTAAGCGCCAAAATTTTAAAAGAAAACTTCGACAAATACGGCTCGCAGGCCATTTACGGACAGCTTTATCAGTGGGGTAGTCTCGGGAAGGTCGGCCACTCACAGCGCACTGCAAAGCGCATGCTAAACGCGCTAGGAGGCTACGTGAGCGAGCTTGGCGGCTACTCTTACGGCGCGGCGACGGCGTTTTTGCCTCACGTGACGGGCTCTATCGATCCGACGCACGCTCCGACGCGCTGGGAGGGCGTGGTAAAGGAGGCCAAAACGATCGTGTTTTGGGGGACAAATCCGGTCGTCTCAAACAAGATCGCTATCGGCGTTCCGATGCACAACTCCTACGCCTACTACGAGATTATGAAAGAGAAATTTAAAAAAGGCGAGATGAAAATTTACAGCGTCGACGTCTACCGCAACGAAACGGCGGAGTATTTCGGCGCGCAGTATCTCGCCGTGCGCCCTTGCACCGATACGGCGATGCTGATCGGGCTTTGCGATTATCTTTACGAAAACGGCCTTTACGACAAGGAATTTATCGAGCGCTACACGGTCGGGTTCGATAAATTTAAAGAGTATTTCACTGGCGCGAAAGATGGCGTGAAAAAGGATTTAAAATGGGCGAGTAAAATTTGCGGCGTGAGCGAAAAAGAACTAAAAAATCTAGCGGATACCCTGGCTAAAAAAGACACGCTCATCGTCACGGGCTACTCTATCCAGCGTCAGCACCACGGCGAGATGGCGTACTGGGCGCTGATAACTCTAGCTGCGATGCTAGGCGACATCGGCAAGACGGGACGCGGCTACGTGATGAACGATCAGATGCATAAAAACGCCGATATCAGCTTCGTCGCGCCAAAGCTTCAGGCTTTTAACCCGGCGGTAAACGAAAAATACATCGCCCCGCAAGGCAAGCTAGCCAAGGCCAAATACCACGAGATACCAAACAGCAGGCTCATAGACGCGATTATGGAGCCTGGCAAGCAGATCGAGCGCAACGGCAAAAAGTACGTCATGCCGCGCATTCGCGTGATGTTTAACGCCAACGGCTCGACCTTCACCCGCCACCCGGGCACCAACCGCGCGGTCGAAGCGATGAAAAAGATCGAAGCGATCATCACCACGGAACCGTTTTGGACGAGTACGGCAAAGCTCAGCGACATCGTGCTGCCAGCTGCTCTTGAGTGCGAGCGCACGGATATTGAGTTTGCAAACTCCACTAGCGAATACCTTTTTGCGATTAAACCGCTAGTAAAGCCTGCGGGCGAGAGTAAGAGCGACTTTGAGATCGCGCGGCTCATCTGCGCACAGTGGGGCGACGAGTACGAGCAGGCCTTTAGCGAGGGTAAAACGGAGCTTGAGTGGGTGCGCGAGATCTACGAAAACGCCGCCAAGCAAGCCGAAGGCATGGGCATAGCGATGCCGAAATTTGAGGAGTTTTGGCAAAAGGGCTACGTCAAATTTGATAAGATCGACGAGAAAAAGCGCTACTTTACAAACTACGCGGACTTCCGCGCCGATCCAGAGAAAAACGCTCTAAAAACGCCGTCTGGCAAGATCGAGCTCTACTCCGAAGCGGTCGAAAAGCTAGGCTATCCCGACTGCCCGCCGTACGCGACGTGGATGGAGCCGTTTGAGTGGCTGGGCGGCGACGTGAGCAAGTACCCTATCGCCATCAGTGGCGCGCACTCTAAATTTAGGCTCCACTCGCAGCTAAACAGCTCGCTCATCCGCAACTACGCCGAGATCGCAAACCGCGAACCAGCACTCATCAGCCCCGCCACGGCAAAGGCGCGCGGCATAAAAACGGGCGACGTGGTGAGGATATACAACGACCGAGGCGAGATACTCTGCGGCGCGCTGGTGAGCAACACCGCGCAAGATAACGTCGTGATCGTAAGCGAGGGCGCGTGGTACGACCCGGCCGTCTGGGGCGAGCGTAGCCTATGCAAACACGGCAACATAAACGTGCTAACCAAAGACGTGCCTAGCTCGCAGCTCTCGCAAAGCAACACCGCGCACACGAGCATGGTGCAGATCGAGAAATTTAAAGGCGAACTGCCGAGCGTAACGGCGTTTGATAGACCTGTGACGATAGAGGCTTAGGCTTTTACGATTTAAATTTGAGCGGTAAGTTAGCCGCTCAGATTTGACTATTTTTTACATTTACACGCTCAAATTTAGCATCAAATTTAACTCAAATTTGACCGCGTCCGCGCTTGATCCGCGCCGCTAAATTTTAAATTTGCTTTCAAATCAGCCGTTTTTTTGCCTAAAATTTGTAAAATTAGCCCAAAAAAAGGATAAAAAATGAGCCAAAAAACGCTAACGATCATAGACACTTTCGGATTTTTTTTCAGACTTTACTACGCGATGAGCGGACTAAAAAACCGCGAGGGCAAGCCAAGCGGCATGGTGAGCGGCTTTGCTAGCTTTATCATGAATCTGCGCCAGGAGTTTGCTAGCGACTACATCATCTTTGCGCTAGATAGCAAGGGCAAAACGCTGCGCCACGAGATCCTGGGCGAGTATAAAGCCAACCGCTCCGAGCCGCCCGCCGC encodes the following:
- a CDS encoding YcxB family protein — encoded protein: MSNLKADFEIKPSAEYKAMTREVGKIVYKGDKFMRNIRICDFTASALGMFFITLLCVKFYFRELSDLLRDYGFSGVENLAYLSWMAAFFTLLYATGLRPWLLTRALINKANYGEFGSKSVILEDGFFVQKSKFGEGRYFYNVISDARYVGSFVVVIIANSMFYAVPREAFADGGAEFLSEIKKRAKLDA
- a CDS encoding molybdopterin-dependent oxidoreductase, translated to MKRRDFLKLGALAAASAQAKQFDAAAQAIFDEQMGLCANKFGAFYVKTIGGRVVGTEPFEGDAMPTVLNNALSDHIQNETRVKYPYVRKSFLADPSNPKPQLRGKEPFVRVSWDEAIKLSAKILKENFDKYGSQAIYGQLYQWGSLGKVGHSQRTAKRMLNALGGYVSELGGYSYGAATAFLPHVTGSIDPTHAPTRWEGVVKEAKTIVFWGTNPVVSNKIAIGVPMHNSYAYYEIMKEKFKKGEMKIYSVDVYRNETAEYFGAQYLAVRPCTDTAMLIGLCDYLYENGLYDKEFIERYTVGFDKFKEYFTGAKDGVKKDLKWASKICGVSEKELKNLADTLAKKDTLIVTGYSIQRQHHGEMAYWALITLAAMLGDIGKTGRGYVMNDQMHKNADISFVAPKLQAFNPAVNEKYIAPQGKLAKAKYHEIPNSRLIDAIMEPGKQIERNGKKYVMPRIRVMFNANGSTFTRHPGTNRAVEAMKKIEAIITTEPFWTSTAKLSDIVLPAALECERTDIEFANSTSEYLFAIKPLVKPAGESKSDFEIARLICAQWGDEYEQAFSEGKTELEWVREIYENAAKQAEGMGIAMPKFEEFWQKGYVKFDKIDEKKRYFTNYADFRADPEKNALKTPSGKIELYSEAVEKLGYPDCPPYATWMEPFEWLGGDVSKYPIAISGAHSKFRLHSQLNSSLIRNYAEIANREPALISPATAKARGIKTGDVVRIYNDRGEILCGALVSNTAQDNVVIVSEGAWYDPAVWGERSLCKHGNINVLTKDVPSSQLSQSNTAHTSMVQIEKFKGELPSVTAFDRPVTIEA